A stretch of the Polyangiaceae bacterium genome encodes the following:
- a CDS encoding 2,3,4,5-tetrahydropyridine-2,6-dicarboxylate N-succinyltransferase: protein MEASDVRPLIEAAFADRALLAEPRHRAAVHAAIELLDAGKIRVATQLAPGKWETHAWVKQAVLLYFGVAEMRRSTAGPIEFFDRIPLKHGLEAAGVRVVPPGTVRYGAFVESGAIVMPGYVNIGAWVGSGTMVDTWATVGSCAQIGKNCHLSGGVGIGGVLEPPGAQPVIVEDGCFIGSRAIIVEGVLVESEAVIGAAVTLTASTPIVDVTGSEPVEVRGRVPARSVVIPGMRPKSFPAGEYMVPCALIIGQRKQSTDQKTSLNAALREFNVPV from the coding sequence GTGGAAGCGTCCGACGTCCGCCCGCTGATCGAAGCCGCCTTCGCCGACCGTGCGCTGCTCGCGGAGCCCCGGCACCGCGCCGCCGTCCACGCGGCCATCGAGCTGCTCGACGCCGGCAAGATCCGCGTGGCGACGCAGCTGGCACCGGGGAAGTGGGAGACGCACGCCTGGGTGAAGCAGGCGGTGCTGCTCTACTTCGGTGTCGCGGAGATGCGGCGCTCGACGGCGGGACCCATCGAGTTCTTCGACAGGATCCCGCTCAAGCACGGGCTCGAAGCGGCGGGGGTGCGCGTGGTGCCTCCCGGCACGGTGCGCTACGGCGCCTTCGTCGAGTCCGGCGCCATCGTGATGCCCGGCTACGTGAACATCGGCGCCTGGGTCGGCAGCGGCACCATGGTGGACACCTGGGCCACCGTCGGCTCCTGCGCGCAGATCGGCAAGAACTGCCACCTGTCCGGCGGAGTGGGCATCGGCGGCGTGCTCGAGCCGCCCGGGGCGCAGCCTGTCATCGTCGAAGACGGCTGCTTCATCGGCTCGCGGGCCATCATCGTCGAGGGTGTCCTGGTCGAGAGCGAAGCCGTGATCGGCGCAGCGGTCACGCTCACCGCCTCGACCCCCATCGTGGACGTGACCGGCAGCGAACCGGTGGAGGTCCGCGGGCGGGTCCCGGCCCGCAGCGTGGTCATTCCGGGAATGCGGCCCAAGAGCTTCCCCGCCGGGGAGTACATGGTGCCCTGCGCCTTGATCATCGGTCAGCGAAAACAGAGCACCGACCAGAAGACCAGCTTGAACGCCGCGCTCAGAGAGTTCAACGTTCCGGTCTGA
- a CDS encoding succinyl-diaminopimelate desuccinylase: protein MQLARTLLWLCETPSPIGEERLLCDRVLERLSKLALAAPIRRFGDSIVVPLTRGTGGPNVALLGHLDVVRTEHEHPPRIEGDRLYGPGAADMKSGLTLMLDLAERAERPKVDLTLVFYAREEGPYAENELGVVLDEDPELRHVEFAVALEPSDNKLQLGCSGSVHAKAHFRGRTAHSARPWQGENAIHKAANLLARLGALEPERVSIDGLEWAHVTSATLASGGRGRNVIPDHFELNLNRRFGPDRGLDRVKEEILALVGGDADVEFIDLSPAAPPNRHHPLVEALAESGVVAVEPKQAWTDVARFAQLGIPAVNFGPGTQAQAHQKNEWTAISGLALGQRILGHWLARIEAR, encoded by the coding sequence ATGCAGCTCGCGAGAACGCTGCTCTGGCTCTGCGAGACGCCCTCGCCGATAGGCGAGGAGCGCCTGCTCTGCGACCGCGTGCTGGAGCGGCTGTCCAAGCTCGCCCTCGCCGCGCCCATCCGTCGCTTCGGCGATTCCATCGTCGTGCCGCTGACGCGCGGGACCGGCGGCCCCAACGTGGCGCTCCTCGGTCACCTGGACGTGGTGCGCACCGAGCATGAGCACCCGCCGCGCATCGAAGGCGATCGCCTCTACGGGCCCGGCGCGGCCGACATGAAGAGCGGCCTCACGCTGATGCTCGACCTGGCGGAGCGAGCCGAGCGGCCCAAGGTGGATCTCACCTTGGTGTTCTACGCGCGCGAAGAAGGTCCCTACGCCGAGAACGAGCTCGGCGTGGTGCTCGACGAAGATCCGGAGCTCCGTCACGTCGAGTTCGCGGTCGCGCTCGAGCCCAGCGACAACAAGCTGCAGCTCGGCTGCAGCGGCTCGGTGCACGCGAAGGCGCACTTCCGTGGGCGCACTGCTCACTCCGCGCGGCCGTGGCAGGGAGAGAACGCGATCCACAAAGCCGCGAACCTGCTCGCGCGCCTCGGCGCCCTCGAGCCGGAGCGCGTTTCGATCGACGGCCTGGAATGGGCGCACGTGACCAGCGCCACCCTCGCCAGCGGCGGACGCGGCCGCAACGTCATCCCGGATCACTTCGAGCTGAACCTGAACCGGCGCTTCGGGCCGGATCGCGGGCTCGACCGCGTGAAGGAGGAGATCCTTGCGTTGGTCGGCGGCGACGCGGACGTCGAGTTCATCGACCTCTCCCCCGCCGCCCCCCCGAATCGCCACCACCCGCTGGTCGAAGCGCTGGCCGAGAGCGGCGTCGTCGCGGTGGAGCCCAAGCAGGCCTGGACGGACGTCGCCCGCTTCGCCCAGCTCGGCATCCCGGCGGTCAACTTCGGGCCTGGAACCCAAGCGCAGGCTCACCAGAAGAACGAGTGGACGGCGATCTCCGGCCTCGCCTTGGGGCAACGCATCCTCGGGCACTGGCTCGCGCGCATCGAGGCGCGATGA
- the fdhD gene encoding formate dehydrogenase accessory sulfurtransferase FdhD has translation MSDKSVAQGSAVRHHADGGSETLEESIVVEEPLELRISGDTFAITMRTPGHDRELAAGLLLSEGLIASAADLGGIAHCGRPGDEGYGNTLDVTAAPGTVLDGERVALARRGTLMSASCGVCGRRSIDDLMARVGPIEDASRFERAVLAELTARLRAEQPVFAKTGGLHAAGVADARGNWLVVREDVGRHNAVDKVVGRLLLDGALPARGQLLVVSGRTSFEIVQKAVVAGFPAVVAVSAPTSMAVATAERAGLTLLGFSRQGAFNVYSGSERIAG, from the coding sequence ATGAGCGACAAGTCCGTGGCGCAAGGCTCCGCCGTCCGGCACCACGCCGACGGGGGCTCGGAGACGCTCGAGGAGTCCATCGTCGTCGAAGAGCCGCTGGAGCTCCGCATCTCGGGCGACACCTTCGCCATCACCATGCGGACGCCGGGCCACGACCGCGAGCTCGCAGCCGGGCTCCTGCTGTCGGAGGGACTGATCGCCTCCGCGGCGGATCTGGGCGGCATCGCGCACTGCGGCCGCCCCGGTGACGAGGGCTACGGCAACACCCTGGACGTCACGGCAGCGCCGGGGACGGTGCTCGACGGCGAGCGAGTGGCGCTCGCGCGCCGCGGCACGCTCATGAGCGCGAGCTGCGGCGTGTGCGGCCGCCGCAGCATCGACGACCTGATGGCGCGGGTCGGTCCCATCGAAGACGCCTCACGCTTCGAACGCGCGGTGCTCGCCGAGCTCACGGCGCGGCTCCGGGCGGAGCAGCCGGTTTTCGCAAAGACCGGCGGCCTGCACGCCGCCGGCGTCGCCGACGCGCGCGGCAACTGGCTCGTGGTGCGCGAGGACGTGGGGCGGCACAACGCGGTGGACAAGGTCGTCGGTCGCCTCTTGCTCGACGGCGCGCTGCCGGCCCGCGGGCAGCTCCTGGTCGTCTCGGGTCGCACCAGCTTCGAGATCGTGCAAAAAGCAGTGGTCGCTGGCTTCCCGGCGGTCGTCGCGGTCTCGGCGCCGACCAGCATGGCCGTGGCCACGGCAGAGCGGGCCGGGCTCACGCTCCTGGGGTTCTCGCGCCAGGGCGCGTTCAACGTGTACTCGGGGTCCGAACGGATCGCGGGCTAG
- a CDS encoding DUF4202 domain-containing protein, producing MTDQRLERALARFDELNAADPTLLEGRPRELLSAERLSAWVYRVEPDPSEALRLASRCQHLMRWKVKRGEFPEGRAGYHAWRRHMAEFHADLAAEVLREVGYDETSIGDVRRIVLKQGMQSRADVQHMEDALCLSFLEHELADFAGGQPEDKLLEILRQTWRKMSPRGQALARELLPGLPDDVRALVARALG from the coding sequence ATGACGGACCAGCGTCTGGAGCGCGCCCTGGCTCGCTTCGATGAGCTGAACGCGGCCGATCCGACGCTCTTGGAAGGTAGACCCCGCGAGCTCCTGAGCGCGGAGCGCTTGTCCGCCTGGGTCTACCGCGTCGAGCCAGACCCGAGCGAAGCCCTCCGGCTGGCGTCGCGCTGCCAGCACCTGATGCGCTGGAAGGTGAAGCGCGGCGAGTTCCCCGAGGGTCGCGCCGGCTACCACGCTTGGCGCCGGCACATGGCGGAGTTCCACGCCGACCTGGCCGCAGAGGTCTTGCGCGAGGTGGGCTACGACGAGACCAGCATCGGCGACGTCCGGCGCATCGTGCTGAAGCAGGGCATGCAGAGCCGCGCCGACGTGCAGCACATGGAAGACGCGCTCTGCCTGAGCTTCCTGGAGCACGAGCTGGCCGACTTCGCTGGCGGGCAACCCGAAGACAAGCTGCTCGAGATCCTGCGCCAGACCTGGCGCAAGATGAGCCCGCGCGGGCAGGCGCTGGCGCGGGAGCTGTTGCCCGGCCTGCCCGACGACGTCCGGGCCCTGGTCGCCCGCGCGCTGGGTTGA
- a CDS encoding nitrite/sulfite reductase: MAGESSWRERLAGRIREDWAREIDVFETQLELRQRGKIEEKLFAETRLRRGAYGQRYDNGQRSDGEKTQAIAFPERPTKGPGTAWDAPGMMRIKLPYGKLGAEQLEVMAELAEEYSDAILHVTTRQDVQLHFVHIEDTPDLMRRLAAAGITTREACGNSVRNVTQCPNAGVCGGEAFDTTPHAHALTFFLLGHDDTQDFGRKFKIAFSGCTGSACGLTSFHDIGAIATLRGAERGFRLFVGGGLGAVPQAAQLLEDFTPEAELLPMSQAICRVFARLGERENRQRARLKFLVKRLGIEDFRRLVQAEREALRPDPRWTAFLSDLHVADEAPLRPAGALAADAAGAAGAAFQRWRRENVRPQKQAGYSTAVVTLPLGDLTSRQARAVAAVARKFTGDTLRTTVDQNLLLRWVSDADLPAVFAALEATGLAAAGAGTIEDVTSCPGTDTCKLGISSSRGLADELRKRLQVVQEPAARELHLKCSGCFNSCGQHHVADIGFLGVSRVVAGRRVPHFQLVVGGQWTDNAGAFGLAIGAVPSKNVPKLVDALTARYVAERQEGDSFRAWVERVGKKEIRALVDAHSQVPPYEVDPSYYSDWGDPRVYTIGDIGEGECAGAVVSYLEMGLAASEREVFEAQLLLDQGDPKGAAARAFSAMLQAARALCREKNANVSEAPDEVVSEFRAHYYETKLFFDPFAGGKFAHYLFKAHAERSNGASSESAHQLIEEAQLFVDAAHACHARLVSA; this comes from the coding sequence ATGGCAGGAGAGAGCAGCTGGAGAGAGCGCCTCGCGGGGCGCATTCGCGAGGACTGGGCGCGCGAGATCGACGTGTTCGAGACGCAGCTCGAGCTCAGGCAGCGCGGCAAGATCGAGGAGAAGCTGTTCGCCGAGACGCGCCTGCGCCGCGGCGCCTACGGCCAGCGCTACGACAACGGGCAGCGCAGCGACGGCGAGAAGACCCAGGCCATCGCGTTCCCCGAGCGCCCGACCAAGGGCCCGGGCACGGCCTGGGACGCGCCGGGCATGATGCGGATCAAGCTCCCCTACGGGAAGCTCGGCGCCGAGCAGCTCGAGGTGATGGCGGAGCTCGCCGAGGAGTACTCGGACGCCATCCTGCACGTGACGACGCGCCAGGACGTTCAGCTGCACTTCGTCCACATCGAGGACACGCCGGATCTGATGCGCCGGCTGGCGGCCGCGGGCATCACCACTCGGGAGGCCTGCGGCAACTCGGTGCGCAACGTGACGCAGTGCCCGAACGCCGGCGTCTGCGGCGGCGAAGCTTTCGACACCACACCCCACGCGCACGCGCTGACGTTCTTCCTGCTCGGTCACGACGACACCCAGGACTTCGGACGCAAATTCAAGATCGCCTTCTCCGGCTGCACGGGGAGCGCCTGTGGCCTGACCAGCTTCCACGACATCGGCGCCATCGCCACGCTGCGCGGCGCCGAGCGCGGCTTTCGGCTCTTCGTCGGCGGTGGCCTGGGGGCGGTGCCGCAGGCTGCGCAGCTGCTCGAGGACTTCACCCCCGAGGCCGAGCTCTTGCCGATGTCTCAGGCCATTTGCCGGGTGTTCGCCCGCCTCGGAGAGCGCGAGAACCGGCAGCGCGCGCGGCTGAAGTTCCTGGTCAAGCGGCTGGGAATCGAGGATTTCCGGCGCCTGGTGCAGGCCGAGCGCGAAGCGCTGCGCCCCGACCCGCGCTGGACGGCGTTTCTCTCCGACCTGCACGTCGCCGACGAGGCGCCGCTCCGCCCCGCGGGCGCGCTCGCGGCGGACGCCGCGGGCGCCGCGGGCGCGGCGTTTCAACGCTGGCGGCGCGAGAACGTCCGCCCGCAAAAGCAAGCGGGCTACTCCACGGCGGTGGTGACGTTGCCGCTCGGCGACCTGACCAGCCGGCAGGCGCGGGCCGTCGCCGCGGTCGCGCGGAAGTTCACGGGCGACACGCTGCGGACCACCGTGGACCAGAACCTGCTCCTGCGCTGGGTGAGCGACGCCGACCTGCCGGCGGTCTTCGCCGCGCTCGAAGCGACCGGCCTCGCAGCCGCGGGCGCGGGCACCATCGAGGACGTCACCTCCTGCCCCGGCACGGACACCTGCAAACTGGGGATCTCGTCGTCACGCGGCCTTGCGGACGAGCTCAGGAAGCGCTTGCAGGTCGTGCAAGAGCCGGCGGCGCGGGAGCTGCACCTGAAGTGCAGCGGCTGCTTCAACTCCTGCGGCCAGCACCACGTCGCGGACATCGGGTTCTTGGGCGTGAGCCGCGTCGTGGCCGGCCGGCGCGTACCGCACTTCCAGCTGGTGGTGGGCGGGCAGTGGACCGACAACGCTGGCGCGTTCGGGCTGGCGATCGGCGCCGTGCCGTCGAAGAACGTGCCGAAGCTGGTCGACGCGCTGACCGCGCGCTACGTCGCGGAGCGGCAGGAAGGAGACAGCTTCCGCGCCTGGGTCGAGCGCGTGGGCAAGAAAGAGATCCGGGCGCTCGTCGACGCCCACAGCCAGGTCCCGCCCTACGAGGTCGATCCTTCCTACTACTCGGACTGGGGCGATCCGCGTGTCTACACCATCGGTGACATCGGCGAGGGCGAGTGCGCCGGCGCGGTGGTCAGCTACCTGGAGATGGGCCTGGCGGCGAGCGAGCGCGAGGTGTTCGAGGCACAGCTCCTGCTCGATCAGGGCGATCCCAAGGGCGCGGCAGCGCGCGCGTTCAGCGCCATGTTGCAGGCCGCCCGGGCGCTCTGCCGCGAAAAGAACGCCAACGTCTCCGAAGCCCCCGACGAGGTCGTGAGCGAGTTTCGCGCGCACTACTACGAGACCAAGCTGTTCTTCGATCCGTTCGCCGGGGGGAAGTTCGCGCACTACCTGTTCAAGGCGCACGCGGAGCGCTCGAACGGCGCCAGCTCGGAGTCTGCGCACCAGCTCATCGAGGAGGCGCAGCTCTTCGTGGACGCCGCGCACGCCTGTCACGCGAGGCTGGTGAGCGCATGA
- a CDS encoding proline--tRNA ligase gives MRYRRLLLPTLKEAPSDATSASHILLLRAGYIRRVGAGVYSYLPLGVKVLKKVESIVREEMNRAGAQEVLLPALLPSEYFRETGRWELYGEVLFRIKDRKGTDYHLGPTHEEIITDLARHEIKSYRDMPKNLYQIQTKYRDEPRPRGGLLRCREFSMKDAYSFDVDETRARESYESMRVAYTRIFDRMGLTYRMVNADSGAIGGSGSAEFQVLVQSGEDFLGACTKCQYAANLEVASSPAPARAGDPEKIPAPEKVHTPSQRSIEEVSAFLGASPDRFLKSLLYVADKAVIMAVVRGDHEVNEIKLARALGVGEVFLASAEDVQKATGAAVGFAGPVGFAGTLVVDESAASVVDGITGANLTDHHLKHVQPGRDFTGQVADIRSVKEGDPCPECGSPLGVYRGIEAGHIFLLGTHYSGKMGATYLDDKGEQKTIVMGCYGIGVSRLVATSVEQHHDDNGIRWPMALAPFQVHVVQVGVEPEVEAAVGELERALEQRGIDVLVDDRDERPGVKFKDADLVGVPLRVTVGAKALKSGGVELKPRSEPDPKKVEILPLGTAADTIAERVRQLLSSS, from the coding sequence ATGCGGTACCGCCGACTCTTGCTTCCGACCCTCAAAGAGGCCCCCTCCGACGCCACCAGCGCGAGCCACATCCTGCTCCTGCGCGCGGGCTACATCCGCCGCGTCGGCGCCGGGGTGTACAGCTACCTGCCGCTCGGCGTGAAGGTGCTGAAGAAGGTCGAGAGCATCGTCCGCGAGGAGATGAACCGCGCCGGCGCCCAGGAGGTGCTCCTGCCCGCGCTCCTGCCGTCCGAGTACTTCCGCGAGACGGGTCGCTGGGAGCTCTACGGCGAGGTCCTGTTCCGTATCAAGGACCGGAAGGGTACCGATTACCACCTGGGCCCCACCCACGAGGAGATCATCACCGACCTCGCGCGGCACGAGATCAAGAGCTACCGGGACATGCCGAAGAATCTCTACCAGATTCAGACCAAGTACCGGGACGAGCCGCGGCCGCGCGGCGGGCTCTTGCGCTGCCGCGAGTTCAGCATGAAGGACGCCTACTCGTTCGACGTGGACGAGACGCGCGCGAGGGAAAGCTACGAGTCGATGCGGGTGGCCTACACGCGCATCTTCGACCGCATGGGCCTCACCTACCGCATGGTCAACGCGGACTCCGGCGCCATCGGCGGCTCCGGCAGCGCGGAGTTCCAGGTGCTGGTGCAGAGCGGAGAGGACTTCCTCGGGGCGTGCACCAAGTGCCAATACGCGGCGAACCTGGAGGTCGCGAGCTCACCAGCGCCGGCGCGGGCCGGCGACCCGGAGAAGATCCCGGCGCCGGAGAAGGTCCACACGCCCAGCCAGCGCAGCATCGAAGAGGTGAGCGCCTTCCTCGGCGCTTCGCCCGACAGGTTCCTGAAGAGCCTGCTCTACGTCGCCGACAAGGCCGTGATCATGGCCGTGGTGCGCGGCGACCACGAGGTCAACGAGATCAAGCTGGCCCGCGCTCTGGGCGTGGGCGAGGTGTTCCTGGCCAGCGCCGAGGACGTGCAGAAGGCCACCGGCGCCGCGGTGGGCTTCGCGGGCCCGGTGGGGTTCGCGGGCACCCTGGTGGTGGACGAGAGCGCGGCGAGCGTCGTGGACGGCATCACGGGCGCCAACCTGACGGACCACCACCTGAAGCACGTGCAACCCGGACGTGACTTCACCGGGCAGGTCGCCGACATCCGCAGCGTGAAGGAGGGCGATCCGTGTCCCGAGTGCGGGTCACCGCTCGGCGTCTACCGAGGCATCGAGGCGGGGCACATCTTCCTGCTCGGCACGCACTACTCCGGCAAGATGGGCGCCACCTACCTGGACGACAAGGGCGAGCAGAAGACCATCGTGATGGGCTGCTACGGCATCGGCGTGTCCCGCCTGGTCGCCACCAGCGTGGAGCAGCACCACGACGACAACGGCATCCGCTGGCCGATGGCGCTCGCGCCGTTCCAGGTCCACGTCGTGCAGGTCGGCGTGGAGCCGGAGGTCGAGGCGGCCGTGGGCGAGCTCGAGCGCGCGCTCGAGCAGCGGGGCATCGACGTGCTGGTGGACGACCGCGACGAGCGACCCGGCGTGAAATTCAAGGACGCCGATCTGGTAGGAGTCCCGCTCCGCGTGACGGTGGGCGCCAAGGCGCTGAAGAGCGGCGGCGTCGAACTGAAGCCGCGCAGCGAGCCCGACCCGAAGAAGGTCGAAATCCTGCCCCTCGGCACGGCGGCGGACACCATCGCCGAGCGCGTGCGCCAGCTGCTCTCGAGCTCTTGA
- a CDS encoding aminotransferase class I/II-fold pyridoxal phosphate-dependent enzyme — translation MADEARRGANSTEAVHAGTDPHRPHHTLTPSVAQTATYTFDDTADLERYMRGEDRDAEREEYGRYGNPTVREVERRVAALEGTDDAVAFATGMAAVTTAILALTRAGDHVVLFRDCYRRTRQFVTQTLARFGVQHTLVGPGSLDEMEAAIVPETRLCVGESPTNPYLYCTDLTALSRIAKSKGRVRTLVDSTFATPVNMRPREHGVDLIAHSATKYLSGHNDVLGGFVAGPTHLISLLRELRSVLGANLDPHAAFLIGRGLKTLAVRVQKQNATALRVAEMLEAHPAVERVYYPMLPSHPSFAVAGAQMRGGGGVVSFVVRGGRGAAGRMIDACQLATIAPSLGGVETLIEQPALMSYFELSDAELETVGIDPALIRLSVGIEEEGDVLADIESALRAV, via the coding sequence ATGGCGGACGAGGCCCGGCGCGGAGCGAACAGCACGGAGGCGGTGCACGCGGGCACCGATCCGCACCGCCCGCACCACACCCTGACGCCGAGCGTCGCGCAGACCGCGACCTACACCTTCGACGACACCGCCGACCTCGAGCGCTACATGCGCGGTGAAGATCGAGACGCGGAGCGCGAGGAGTACGGCCGCTACGGCAACCCCACGGTGCGCGAGGTCGAACGGCGGGTGGCCGCGCTCGAAGGGACGGACGACGCCGTCGCCTTCGCCACGGGAATGGCGGCGGTCACGACCGCGATCCTGGCGTTGACCCGCGCCGGAGACCACGTAGTGTTGTTCCGCGACTGCTACCGGCGCACCCGGCAGTTCGTGACGCAGACCCTGGCGCGCTTCGGCGTGCAGCACACGCTGGTGGGCCCGGGCTCGCTGGACGAAATGGAAGCGGCGATCGTCCCGGAGACTCGCCTCTGCGTGGGCGAGTCGCCCACGAACCCGTACCTCTACTGCACGGACCTCACGGCGCTGTCCCGCATCGCCAAGAGCAAGGGCCGCGTCCGCACGCTCGTGGACTCCACCTTCGCCACGCCGGTGAACATGAGGCCGCGGGAGCACGGCGTGGATCTGATCGCCCACAGCGCGACCAAGTACCTGTCGGGGCACAACGACGTGCTCGGCGGCTTCGTGGCCGGCCCCACGCACCTGATCTCGCTCTTGCGCGAGCTGCGCAGCGTGCTCGGAGCCAACCTGGATCCGCACGCGGCGTTCTTGATCGGCCGCGGCCTGAAGACGCTGGCGGTGCGCGTTCAAAAGCAGAATGCGACGGCGCTCCGCGTGGCCGAGATGCTCGAAGCCCACCCGGCGGTCGAGCGCGTCTACTACCCCATGCTGCCGAGCCACCCGTCCTTCGCCGTGGCGGGCGCCCAGATGCGGGGCGGCGGCGGGGTCGTCAGCTTCGTGGTTCGGGGCGGTCGCGGGGCGGCCGGCCGCATGATCGACGCCTGCCAGCTCGCCACCATCGCGCCGTCGCTGGGCGGCGTGGAGACGCTGATCGAGCAACCCGCGCTGATGAGCTACTTCGAGCTCTCGGACGCCGAGCTCGAGACCGTGGGCATCGATCCCGCGCTGATCCGCCTCTCCGTCGGCATCGAGGAAGAGGGCGACGTGCTCGCCGACATCGAGAGCGCCCTCCGCGCCGTCTGA
- a CDS encoding MFS transporter, translated as MLAVFMSALEVTVVSTAMPTVVGDLGGVSLYAWVFTAYVVVSTVSMPIGGKLADIYGRKPVMLGAMALFLAGSMAAGQAQSMAFLIGARALQGFGGGAMQSMGLTIMGDIFSVHERARMQGVIGTVWGLAGIVGPLVGGAVVHHLGWSWIFYLNLPFGVASAVLLTTALHERVERHAAKLDVTGAALLGATIVLALIGARGGTRLWIMALAALLAALFVWVERRAAEPVLSLALLSRPLLRIATALGALIGASLMSMLTFVPLYVQGVTGGTPAQAGAAIAPMAIGWPLASAVAGRLIGRLGYRPLVRVGLAVTALAALSLALFLHPGASPYVPRIASGFFGVGLGFANTVTLVAVQGSVGFKERGVATASTMLFRTIGGALSVGLLGELLARALSRDPALAEDTAKLLAGAGLDGALEPGHRERLSSALAGGLTPVFWVIAALAAAAFAVGLFFPKLQLGGERGEASTSQV; from the coding sequence ATGCTCGCGGTGTTCATGTCGGCTCTCGAGGTGACGGTCGTCTCCACCGCGATGCCGACGGTGGTCGGTGACCTCGGAGGCGTCTCGCTCTACGCTTGGGTCTTCACCGCCTACGTGGTGGTCTCGACGGTGAGCATGCCCATCGGCGGCAAGCTGGCGGACATCTACGGGCGAAAACCGGTGATGTTGGGGGCGATGGCGCTGTTCCTCGCGGGTTCCATGGCCGCCGGACAGGCCCAGAGCATGGCGTTCTTGATCGGGGCCCGCGCGCTCCAAGGCTTCGGCGGCGGCGCGATGCAGTCCATGGGCCTCACCATCATGGGCGACATCTTCAGCGTCCACGAGCGCGCGCGCATGCAGGGGGTGATCGGCACCGTGTGGGGGCTGGCGGGCATCGTCGGACCGCTCGTCGGCGGCGCGGTCGTGCACCACCTCGGCTGGTCGTGGATCTTCTACCTGAACCTGCCCTTCGGCGTGGCGTCGGCCGTCCTTTTGACCACGGCCCTCCACGAGCGGGTCGAGCGGCACGCCGCCAAGCTCGATGTGACGGGAGCCGCGCTGCTCGGCGCGACCATCGTGCTCGCGCTCATCGGCGCGCGCGGCGGGACCAGGCTCTGGATCATGGCTCTCGCGGCGCTCCTCGCCGCGCTGTTCGTCTGGGTCGAGCGACGCGCGGCGGAGCCCGTGCTCTCCCTCGCGCTGCTCTCGCGCCCGCTGCTCCGGATCGCAACGGCGCTCGGTGCGCTGATCGGCGCGTCGCTCATGTCGATGCTGACCTTCGTGCCGCTGTACGTGCAGGGCGTGACCGGCGGCACCCCGGCCCAAGCCGGGGCCGCCATCGCGCCGATGGCGATTGGCTGGCCGCTCGCGAGCGCCGTGGCGGGGCGGCTGATCGGCCGCCTGGGGTACCGCCCGCTGGTGCGGGTCGGGCTCGCGGTGACGGCGCTGGCTGCGCTCAGCCTCGCGTTGTTCCTGCACCCCGGCGCGAGCCCGTACGTGCCTCGGATCGCGAGCGGCTTCTTCGGCGTCGGCCTCGGGTTCGCCAACACGGTCACCTTGGTCGCGGTACAGGGCAGCGTGGGGTTCAAGGAGCGCGGCGTGGCGACCGCGAGCACGATGCTCTTTCGGACCATCGGCGGAGCGCTGTCGGTGGGCCTGTTGGGTGAGCTCCTGGCCCGAGCGCTGTCGCGAGATCCGGCCTTGGCAGAGGACACGGCGAAGCTGCTCGCCGGAGCGGGGCTCGACGGGGCGCTCGAGCCTGGCCACCGGGAACGGCTGTCCAGCGCGCTCGCCGGCGGGCTCACGCCGGTGTTCTGGGTGATCGCCGCGCTGGCGGCGGCAGCGTTCGCCGTAGGTCTTTTTTTCCCGAAGCTCCAGCTGGGTGGCGAACGGGGCGAGGCGAGCACCTCCCAGGTGTGA